The following coding sequences are from one Melanotaenia boesemani isolate fMelBoe1 chromosome 17, fMelBoe1.pri, whole genome shotgun sequence window:
- the LOC121656376 gene encoding fibrinogen-like protein 1 encodes MRYQDSITINSTFNQRLHLLELHHSEADTLLHVHSALLYELQAQLRNLSASVQHMNRDKGCTINIIRAMPPLGMRDTLPPVLHAAPLTVSLSVSLSDGRFLSFCPSDCASLYHNGVRHSGVYTVIMFPGTILPVYCDMDTEGGGWTVFQRRRDGSVNFNRGWLEYRDGFGEARGEHWLGNQHLHLLSNQGHYSLRIDLQDWSHVHRYALYQSFRIDNEENDYRLHVSGFSGTVEDSFGWYHDQHGFSTPDTGNICAEISHAGWWFHQCFYANLNGVYYKGGRYSLKANNLLGPDGIVWFSWRDSDFYSMKAVTMMIRPRNFRPRLSP; translated from the exons ATGAGg TATCAAGACAGCATCACTATAAACTCAACTTTTAATCAGCGATTGCATCTTCTGGAGCTGCATCATTCAGAGGCAGACACCCTGCTCCACGTTCACTCAGCACTGCTGTACGAGCTGCAGGCGCAGCTCCGAAACCTGTCGGCATCCGTGCAGCACATGAACCGCGACAAGGGCTGCACAATCAACATCATCAGAGCTATGCCACCTCTTGGCATGAGAGACACACTGCCACCAG TACTGCACGCTGCACCTTTAACAGTCTCTCTTTCTGTGTCCCTTTCAGATGGACGCTTCCTGTCTTTTTGCCCATCAGACTGTGCATCTCTGTATCACAATGGTGTTCGACATTCCGGTGTTTACACCGTCATTATGTTTCCAGGCACCATCTTGCCGGTGTACTGCGACATGGACACAGAGG GTGGGGGCTGGACGGTGTTTCAGCGGCGGCGTGATGGCTCAGTAAACTTTAACCGAGGTTGGTTGGAGTATCGTGATGGCTTTGGTGAAGCGCGAGGCGAACACTGGCTGGGCAACCAACACCTTCACCTGCTGTCCAACCAGGGTCACTACAGCCTGCGCATCGACCTGCAGGACTGGAGCCACGTCCACAGATACGCTCTGTATCAGTCCTTCAG GATAGATAACGAGGAAAATGACTATCGCCTCCACGTGTCTGGTTTCAGTGGAACGGTGGAGGATTCATTCGGTTGGTACCATGACCAACACGGTTTCAGCACGCCGGACACAGGAAACATCTGTGCTGAGATCAGCCACGCAGGCTGGTGGTTTCACCAGTGTTTCTATGCCAACCTCAATGGAGTCTACTACAAG GGGGGCCGCTACTCTCTGAAAGCTAACAACTTGTTGGGGCCCGACGGCATCGTGTGGTTCTCCTGGAGGGATTCAGACTTTTATTCTATGAAGGCGGTCACCATGATGATACGGCCGCGAAACTTCAGGCCACGCCTGTCACCATAG
- the LOC121656378 gene encoding uncharacterized protein LOC121656378, translating into MKWESMFLILVLFSGWCFHLVTGDTVASDEESDAGQHEDVHFKTVSERKTNVLDMNSRTSRDIPDTRLDTNWNMPDTNNGNYEDADWHPSTSMLETHSDLNPSSPRATGTTTLRGGNAGVDHASSQNLNHTSGRSPAQCGEYSSRVTSGGQCRLTATLPPVGTTEKYCPDMFRCTDDISFWLHENQNRKEQLEELRETMSELQEELWNHRHRVKVLEMQVE; encoded by the coding sequence ATGAAGTGGGAATCCATGTTCCTGATTTTAGTATTATTCTCTGGCTGGTGTTTCCATCTTGTTACTGGTGACACTGTGGCCTCAGATGAAGAATCTGATGCTGGTCAGCATGaggatgttcattttaaaactgtgtCAGAGAGGAAGACGAATGTGTTGGACATGAATAGCCGGACAAGTAGGGACATACCAGACACAAGACTGGATACAAACTGGAACATGCCAGATACGAACAACGGCAACTATGAGGATGCAGACTGGCATCCTTCTACCTCGATGCTGGAAACTCATTCTGACCTTAACCCTAGTAGCCCACGGGCCACTGGTACTACCACCCTGCGTGGTGGTAATGCTGGTGTTGATCATGCTTCCAGTCAAAATTTGAACCACACCAGTGGCAGGTCACCTGCACAGTGCGGTGAGTACAGCAGCCGGGTGACATCCGGTGGCCAGTGCCGTCTGACAGCAACGCTGCCGCCTGTGGGAACAACAGAAAAGTATTGCCCAGATATGTTTCGCTGCACAGACGACATTTCCTTTTGGCTTCATGAGAACCAGAACAGAaaggagcagctggaggagctgaGGGAGACGATGTCAGAGTTGCAGGAGGAGCTGTGGAACCACCGGCATCGTGTCAAAGTCCTGGAGATGCAGGTAGAATAG
- the ndufb9 gene encoding NADH dehydrogenase [ubiquinone] 1 beta subcomplex subunit 9 yields the protein MASAYLTHQQKVLRLYKKSLRHLESWCIFRDKYRFYACMLRARFDENKSEKDMFKATMMLKAGEEEFWSNQHPQPYIFPDSPGGTSYERYERYKAPEWVLDHWHPSEKAMYPDYFSKREQWKKLRMESWEKEVAQLEAETPAGGPRSEALPPARKEGDLPPLWWQYVTRPRERPT from the exons ATGGCCTCTGCCTATCTTACTCATCAGCAGAAAGTGCTACGGCTTTACAAGAAATCTTTAAGACACCTCGAATCATGGTGTATATTTAG AGATAAATACCGTTTCTATGCCTGCATGCTGCGGGCGCGCTTTGACGAGAATAAGAGTGAGAAGGACATGTTTAAGGCTACCATGATGCTGAAAGCGGGGGAGGAGGAGTTCTGGTCCAACCAGCATCCTCAGCCTTACATCTTCCCCGACTCTCCAGGAGGGACCTCCTATGAAAGATATGAGCGCTACAAG GCTCCCGAGTGGGTGCTGGACCACTGGCACCCCTCAGAGAAGGCCATGTACCCTGACTACTTCTCTAAGAGGGAGCAGTGGAAGAAGCTGAGAATGGAGAGCTGGGAGAAAGAG gttGCTCAGCTGGAAGCCGAGACTCCAGCTGGTGGTCCGAGGTCCGAAGCCCTCCCCCCTGCTCGCAAGGAGGGCGACCTCCCCCCTCTGTGGTGGCAGTATGTCACCCGCCCCAGGGAGCGCCCCACATAA
- the LOC121656698 gene encoding pro-opiomelanocortin-like encodes MRPVLLLVAAAAAAAVGVVRGACAQCSEHPSCQELDLKGMMDCIQLCGSDVSGMPENVHPQPPPSSDPPSLSPLTSSSSPQSKDVYSMEHFRWGKPAGRKRRQVKTYTTYTTNPVDESAKLFLVEAKKRELSREMIVAKDEEKVVQNKMEQTPVGAARNSKYKMKHFRWSMPLSDKRYGGFMKSWAERSQRPLLNLFKNVINKEEPTEKREQ; translated from the exons ATGCGTCCTGTGCTGCTATTGGTGGCTGCAGCAGCGGCGGCGGCTGTGGGCGTGGTCAGAGGGGCATGCGCTCAGTGTTCGGAGCATCCCAGCTGTCAGGAGCTCGATTTAAAAGGCATGATG gATTGTATCCAACTCTGTGGATCTGACGTGTCTGGTATGCCTGAAAATGTGCACCCGCAACCTCCCCCTTCATCAGACCCTCCTTCTCTTTCACCCCttacctcctcttcctcacctcaATCCAAGGATGTCTACTCCATGGAGCATTTCCGTTGGGGGaaacctgctggaagaaaacGTCGTCAGGTCAAAACCTACACCACCTACACCACCAATCCGGTAGACGAATCAGCTAAACTTTTCCTTGTAGAGGCAAAAAAGCGGGAACTTTCCAGGGAAATGATAGTGGCTAAGGATGAAGAGAAGGTGGTTCAAAACAAGATGGAGCAAACTCCAGTTGGTGCAGCACGAAACAGCAAATACAAGATGAAGCACTTCCGCTGGAGCATGCCGCTGTCAGACAAACGTTATGGAGGCTTCATGAAGAGCTGGGCTGAGCGCAGCCAGAGGCCGCTGCTCAATCTCTTCAAAAATGTCATCAACAAAGAAGAACCTACAGAAAAAAGAGAGCAGTAA